The window ATGCACTTTCTATTTATATAATTGTGATATAGCGCAACCTCAAGTAAAGAGAACAATAaaataaactgtatttttataATGATATCGGTGTATGAAAGtgaatttatctatattttatacaatgtaaaaatgtattattataatatagcttattttttccttttgttcTCCATTGAGGGGCATTTTAATAAAGTATTATGATTGCACGATGACGTGATTAATGTGTAAAATACTCTTGATCGTCGTGCCATCACACAGAGCAACTATCTAAGTAATATGTATAAGTTATGAACTGAACGAGCGAAGAGTTATGACTCTTCCTCAACATATTCCTTTGGAAAGAATCCTACATGATCTGCTATTTTTCCTTTCCACCATCCTTTGGCATCGCCTTCTTTGCTCAGCACTACGACTCTACAGCCCCGTCGCAGGCTCAGTTGATTACGTTCTCCTCCATTAAAATCAAACAATGCTTTGGCCAATACACGCTGGTACGGCCACAATAAGCGCTGATCTAATTTCTCAAAATTCTCCGACAATGAGACCCGTTCGTAATATTCCACGAGTTCTACTACACTTTTAAAGAAGCGAGACTCACTGAGATAATATAAATCAGCGCCATCCACATCGCGTTTAAATACCCTTATATGTTTTACCGCTCCGTCTGCCCTGTAACATTGGTCAATCTTTTGTTTCGCACGAATATTCAAGAAAACATCTGACGGAAAAGCAGCGTATAGGGTACGAGTCTTACTTGATACTAAGGGCGTAATTAGTTTCATGTTTCAGACGTGGTTGTCCTGCAGGCCGTACTCGTAGCATGTATGTACCATCTTCCCGGGCTTCTAAGTTATTCGAAGCCATATCTCGCCCCATCTCTCCCACGAACCATAATTTTACGGAAAGTGCACGCTCGCATGGCagaggtggtggtggtggaggtggaggtggtGCCGGCATACACCGACCTGAATGTGCAATGCACTGCTTGTGTACAGCAAGGCGACAAACTTCGCATCGATATCCCTACGATTAGAGCGGTCAGCTTCCGTTAACTTAACTCTAAATGCAATATTTCACTTTCATGCAAACGCATTTCCAACAACTTTGTACCTGAAACATGCGACCTTTCAGAAACTTGCCACATCGCTGGCAACTACACGGACTGAAAAACGTTGTAAGTTTAAACTTATGGTTCGTGTTGCGACACGCGGCAGGATCAACGTTATCCATTGCATCCTGCAGCGCTTTAATCCACATCTGTTTTTGTTCTTCCGTTCGTGCGAATAAAGTATATGCTGTATACTCTTGTTTATGGACAAGCAACCATTGATAAGACCATCGACCATCTCTGCCGAGTGTTCGTCTTCCTGTATGATCCTCCAACCTATAATCATCTAGTCGTAAAGTTTCACGGTAACTGTATTGCTCTCCTCTACTCGCTTTGCAAATTAATACTACTTGTTCAAAAACAAACGCATAACGAGCCTTTACTCGTTGGTCACCGTGAGCTTTTACCTAGAACGTAATTGCAATATTTTGTtaatgtttaattttaaaacacacTTATCAACACAATGGTACCTTAAGCTCTCCGTCTCTAAGTAATCGCCCAAAATCTTTCAACTGCGCATCTTCTGGCATGTCCCAGTCAATTATCGATGCCTGAATATCTTTTATAATGTCCAACGTGTCCGAGTCACGTTTCACTTCATTAATATATTGAGCTATATCAACCATAACTTCTCTAGCTTTTCCAAGCTGCCGCCTATCTTCTAGCCAGTCAGAAGGAGTTTCTTCTACCAGTTTATCCAACAACAAGTGATATTTCAGTACTCTTTGCATCGGAACGGATAGTATGTCCCGCAGCTTAAATTTACCATTATTAGCTTCTTGCTGGCATCTCTGTAATTGATACTCGCGTCAAGTTCAACGGTGTAtaacaggcttgggaattaagtgatcttttcggccgagtttcagaggcgacgcttcctttctcccgccgcgcgtcttggcccccgcggcggcccagAAGCCTCgggcgcctcaggcccgtgccgTATGAGCGGGAGAAAGGAAGCGTCgcctctgaaactcggccgaaaagatcacttaattcccaagcctggtgTATAAAATCGATAAAACACTAACTACATGTACGTTAGAGGCTCAAATTAAATCTTACAATAACTTCTTGATTAGCTAATTCGTTGCGCGCACAGGCTTCTTGCAACGTGTTTTGCGCAAGTGTCAGGTTTGCGCAGTAATCGCCATAAATAAGGAACTTTTCTCGCCAATCGAGGAAAACTTGTGCTAGAACAGCACCGGTTCTCGCTTTTCGAAGCTGGCTGTGAAAACCGGCATGAATTTCTGCGAGTTCCTTTATACCAAAGAAAATACGCGTTGATTCTTCAGGTCGCAGCAATGCTGAAAGTGGTCTAGCAAAATGTCTGAGCAAACTGTTAAGGACGTCCGAGTAGTTCCGTTCTGTCTCCACCAGCTCTTGGATCACATAGTCTCTCTTTTCACCTCCAGAGATTGCACCGTCCTGTTTTTACAAAGATCGTTTAATTACGAACCGTTACACTCTTCTCTCGAGGTAGGCTCGCGGCTGTATCGAGAGAAGGC is drawn from Andrena cerasifolii isolate SP2316 chromosome 8, iyAndCera1_principal, whole genome shotgun sequence and contains these coding sequences:
- the Vav gene encoding vav guanine nucleotide exchange factor, producing MSRIESSSDNGSGWHECVKWLTRCGALRADHKANWPEAKPFDLAYTLRDGVLLCNLLNMVDPGCIDMKDVNQKPQMAQFLCLRNIKVFLSACSTTFGLSDSDLFEASMLFDLSNFQRVLCTLSALSNCPRLRRKGIPSFSVGHGRSQEDIYKDLQSAGAGREDEGRRRRFRRREGDEAGGGGDNEDPVGEEDGYGAYCSHAQSEEIYQDLCSLHLPPPPSVAQDGAISGGEKRDYVIQELVETERNYSDVLNSLLRHFARPLSALLRPEESTRIFFGIKELAEIHAGFHSQLRKARTGAVLAQVFLDWREKFLIYGDYCANLTLAQNTLQEACARNELANQEVIRCQQEANNGKFKLRDILSVPMQRVLKYHLLLDKLVEETPSDWLEDRRQLGKAREVMVDIAQYINEVKRDSDTLDIIKDIQASIIDWDMPEDAQLKDFGRLLRDGELKVKAHGDQRVKARYAFVFEQVVLICKASRGEQYSYRETLRLDDYRLEDHTGRRTLGRDGRWSYQWLLVHKQEYTAYTLFARTEEQKQMWIKALQDAMDNVDPAACRNTNHKFKLTTFFSPCSCQRCGKFLKGRMFQGYRCEVCRLAVHKQCIAHSGRCMPAPPPPPPPPPLPCERALSVKLWFVGEMGRDMASNNLEAREDGTYMLRVRPAGQPRLKHETNYALSIKADGAVKHIRVFKRDVDGADLYYLSESRFFKSVVELVEYYERVSLSENFEKLDQRLLWPYQRVLAKALFDFNGGERNQLSLRRGCRVVVLSKEGDAKGWWKGKIADHVGFFPKEYVEEES